A region of the Candidatus Deferrimicrobium sp. genome:
AGGACTTCCTTCACTTCGATCATCGTGACCTCGCGGTATGCCATGTTCCCTCCGGGCCTTGCCTCAAGAAAGGCAGGCGAAAGGAGGGTCATACCATCCGGTCACGCAGAGGGGGTGAATGATTTGAAAAACTTGACCCCCGAGGGGGGTGAATGATTATGAAAAACTCAGCTCAGAGGGGGTGAAAGGTTCTGAAAATCGACAAAGCGATTCTTTCCGTAAATCCGTCCCGCCGCCCGCTCTTCTGCACACTGTATCCATTGACATTCCATTCTCGTTCGTCCTATCCTTACCGCATTCCGGCATAGCGTCGCGACCCCAAAAGGCCGCAATAAATCCACGAAAGAGGGAAGGTCACATGCGACTGTTTTCGGACTCGATCGGAAGGAAGGCGGTGGTGGCGATCACGGGGCTGTTCATGGTCCTGTTCGTCATCACGCACCTGCTGGGGAACTCCACCATCTTCGTAGGGCCGGACGGCATCAACGCGTACGCGGAGAAGCTGCGCGGACTGGGGCCCTTCGTGTGGGCGTTCCGGACCTTCATGGGGGTCATGCTCGTCCTCCACGTGATCTTCGCGGTCCTGCTGACGCTCGAAAACCGGGCGGCGAACCCGGGCAAGTACGCCGTAAAGAAGATGCTGAAGACGACCTTCGCCGGCGAGACGATGATCTGGACCGGGCTCCTGCTGCTCGCCTTCATCGTCTATCACCTGCTGCAGTTCACCGTCCGCGTCACCCCCGACGTCGTCCTCGGGAACGACGCGAAAAACCGGTTCGACGTCTTCACCATGGTCTTCTCCAGCTTCCGGATCACACCGATCGCCCTGATCTACGTGGCCGCCATGGTGACGCTCTTCCTGCACCTGTCCCACGGGATCCAGAGCATCTTCCAGACGGTCGGCCTGAACAACGAAAAGACCATGCCGCAGTTCACCATACTGGGCAAGCTGCTCTCCGCCCTCTTCCTCGTGGGCTACAGCGCCATCCCCGTGCTCATTCTCGCCGGCATCCTGGCCAAATAAGGGAGGAAACAACGTGATCCTCGACGGAAAGTCACCGACAGGACCCATCGAACAGTCGTGGGACAAGCACCGCTTCGACATGAAGCTGGTGAATCCCTCGAACAAGCGCAAGTACAAGATCCTCGTAGTGGGAACCGGGCTGGCCGGCGCCTCCGCCGCCGCCTCCCTCGGGGAACTGGGCTACAACGTCGAAGCGTTCTGCTACCAGGACAGCCCGCGCCGCGCGCACAGCATCGCCGCACAGGGCGGAATCAACGCCGCCAAGAATTACCCGAACGACGGCGACAGCATCTACCGCCTCTTCTACGACACGATCAAGGGCGGCGACTTCCGGTCCCGCGAGGCGGACGTGTGGCGGCTTTCCCAGGTGAGCAACAACATCATCGACCAGTGCGTCG
Encoded here:
- a CDS encoding succinate dehydrogenase cytochrome b subunit encodes the protein MRLFSDSIGRKAVVAITGLFMVLFVITHLLGNSTIFVGPDGINAYAEKLRGLGPFVWAFRTFMGVMLVLHVIFAVLLTLENRAANPGKYAVKKMLKTTFAGETMIWTGLLLLAFIVYHLLQFTVRVTPDVVLGNDAKNRFDVFTMVFSSFRITPIALIYVAAMVTLFLHLSHGIQSIFQTVGLNNEKTMPQFTILGKLLSALFLVGYSAIPVLILAGILAK